A genomic segment from Micropterus dolomieu isolate WLL.071019.BEF.003 ecotype Adirondacks linkage group LG03, ASM2129224v1, whole genome shotgun sequence encodes:
- the mgat1a gene encoding alpha-1,3-mannosyl-glycoprotein 2-beta-N-acetylglucosaminyltransferase a: MIRKKGSLILCGTFLFVTWNAILVLLLWGRPLPGQLGESGQVERPTSDILGDLLRMAKSFETELEMQKEILEEIQNHQSLWQPSNRDRPKVVAPPQPVIPILVIACNRVTVRRCLDKLLQHRPSAELYPIIVSQDCGHAETAEVIRSYGNQVTHLKQPDLSDISVQPQHKKFQGYYKISRHYRWALNQVFKTLSHSSVVIVEDDLEVAPDFFEYFRALLPLLKSDSSLWCVSAWNDNGRDGYVDPGKADLLYRTDFFPGLGWMLLKEVWEELEPKWPASFWDDWMRQPEQRQNRACIRPEISRTLTFGRQGVSLGQFYDKYLRYIKLNTEFVPFTKLNLSYLQEETYRNAFEKEVYNAPVVSYEDVKQGQLKGPGPFRLQYSSKDSFKVMSRNLGIMDDLKSGVPRTGYRGVVSFISRGRRIYLAPPPGWTQYDTTWS; the protein is encoded by the exons ATGATCCGTAAGAAAGGCTCTCTCATTCTCTGTGGTACGTTCCTGTTTGTCACCTGGAATGCCATACTGGTGCTTCTGCTCTGGGGCAGACCCCTGCCTGGCCAGTTGGGCGAGTCTGGCCAAGTGGAAAGACCAACCAGTGATATTTTGGGAGATCTGCTCCGAATGGCAAAGTCGTTCGAAACAGAGCTTGAAATGCAGAAAGAAATCCTGGAGGAGATCCAGAATCATCAGTCACTGTGGCAGCCATCAAACAGAGACAGACCAAAGGTCGTCGCCCCCCCTCAGCCTGTCATTCCTATCCTTGTAATCGCCTGTAACAGGGTCACGGTGCGGCGCTGCTTGGACAAACTCCTGCAGCACCGTCCTTCAGCAGAGCTTTACCCAATCATAGTGAGTCAGGACTGTGGACATGCAGAGACTGCTGAGGTGATTCGTTCTTATGGAAATCAAGTAACTCATCTGAAACAGCCGGACTTGTCAGATATCTCTGTGCAGCCACAGCACAAGAAGTTTCAGGGTTACTACAAAATATCCAGGCATTACCGATGGGCTCTCAATCAAGTGTTCAAGACCCTTTCTCATTCCTCTGTTGTGATTGTAGAAGATGACCTGGAG GTGGCGCCAGACTTCTTTGAGTACTTCAGAGCCTTGCTGCCACTCCTGAAATCTGACTCCAGTCTGTGGTGTGTGTCAGCGTGGAATGACAATGGCAGGGATGGCTACGTGGATCCAGGAAAGGCTGACCTCCTCTACCGAACAGATTTCTTTCCCGGTCTAGGGTGGATGCTCCTCAAGGAGGTCTGGGAGGAGCTCGAGCCCAAGTGGCctgcttccttctgggacgactgGATGCGTCAGCCAGAGCAGCGCCAAAACCGTGCTTGTATACGCCCAGAGATCTCCCGAACTTTAACCTTTGGCCGGCAAGGAGTGAGTCTTGGTCAGTTTTATGACAAGTACCTGCGTTACATTAAACTGAATACCGAATTTGTGCCTTTCACCAAGTTAAACCTGAGTTACCTGCAGGAGGAGACATATAGAAACGCTTTTGAGAAGGAAGTTTACAATGCTCCTGTGGTTTCGTATGAAGATGTTAAGCAGGGGCAGCTAAAAGGACCTGGGCCCTTCCGCCTGCAATACTCAAGTAAGGACAGTTTCAAAGTGATGTCCAGAAACCTGGGAATCATGGATGACTTGAAGTCTGGAGTCCCGAGGACAGGATACAGAGGGGTTGTCAGTTTCATCTCAAGAGGACGGAGAATCTACTTAGCCCCTCCTCCAGGATGGACCCAGTATGACACCACCTGGAGCTGA
- the rnf183 gene encoding E3 ubiquitin-protein ligase RNF183, with amino-acid sequence MSEDGERRRPEGSQGHGARQTPNVKPKLSQIGTNRKEDQQKKEKPAKVRRSKSTDSERGRRREQDRHQGERRQRGRSEEGRGSDRKDRGSDRRKVKSPVDDVEDTECAVCFCTYDNVFKTPKLLACGHTFCLECLARINVTSPELKTLSCPVCRKLTELPHGRDLPRLGNNQDIIGKLPQDMQRALSIRFKRSKGKLLLKNPPPNNLTKPNVFTLPKRSQDAQVTAGGDLHLSAMEQGIVPATVVNVGRPPNRVRGHLCNLFHSNQCYYAAVASIITITVALMLVGILAFVIVPNVVIHRPMNQTSPHPQGEYGSAETP; translated from the coding sequence ATGAGCGAAGACGGGGAGAGACGCAGGCCCGAAGGGAGCCAGGGCCATGGAGCCAGACAGACCCCCAATGTCAAGCCGAAACTCAGCCAGATAGGGACAAACAGAAAGGAGGACCAGCAGAAGAAGGAGAAGCCTGCAAAAGTGAGGAGATCAAAGAGTACAGACTCAGAGAGGGGCAGGAGGAGGGAACAAGACAGGCACCAGGGAGAGAGGAGGCAACGGGGGAGGAGTGAAGAGGGCCGGGGGAGTGACAGGAAAGACAGAGGGAGCGACCGGAGAAAGGTGAAGTCCCCTGTAGATGATGTGGAGGACACTGAGTGcgctgtgtgtttctgcaccTACGATAACGTCTTCAAGACCCCAAAGCTGCTGGCGTGCGGACACACCTTttgcctggagtgccttgctcgTATCAACGTGACCTCTCCTGAGCTCAAGACCCTGTCCTGCCCTGTATGTCGTAAGCTGACCGAGCTCCCCCACGGCAGGGACCTGCCCCGCCTGGGAAACAATCAGGACATCATAGGCAAACTCCCACAAGACATGCAGAGGGCACTGTCCATCCGCTTTAAGCGTAGTAAGGGAAAACTTCTCCTTAAGAACCCTCCTCCTAATAACCTGACCAAGCCTAATGTCTTCACTCTGCCCAAAAGGAGTCAGGATGCCCAGGTGACAGCTGGTGGTGACCTTCACTTGAGTGCAATGGAGCAGGGAATAGTCCCAGCCACAGTGGTAAACGTTGGCAGGCCTCCAAacagggtcagaggtcacctaTGTAATTTGTTCCACTCAAACCAGTGCTACTACGCCGCAGTGGCGTCCATCATCACCATTACTGTGGCACTCATGCTGGTGGGGATTCTGGCCTTTGTGATCGTACCAAATGTGGTGATTCACAGACCAATGAACCAAACGTCACCGCATCCCCAAGGTGAATACGGCAGCGCTGAGACCCCTTAA
- the dhx16 gene encoding pre-mRNA-splicing factor ATP-dependent RNA helicase DHX16, with the protein MANLEQWVNDRLHDILGLSDRYVSQFMIGTARKASSSQDFVTRLEQTGTIDIDQSVIAFAEELFDKIPRKQVIEKPSRAIEREAIEMDRKNRTYTLLEDSDSDGDAVKEKQKGKKKSKDKDRGNKRKHIRQKKVSESSSEEETPKRGNSGQREPMSAKNEEEEEEEWEKEERERQQDIDERDAFAERVKQKDKDKTRNITERTDKKAYEEAQKRLKMAEDDQKNMVPELRKRSRWEYLKKREEEKLEDLEAEIKDDEYLFSTEELTEREKKELEYKRTLRDLAKDYKKAGAKEQEERKNRYYMPEEKRSKEVPQKDLELEETPMELGGEQGRWEEERLKTASLSFGAKREREQGMRQEQEKYQLILEEDEMIDFVSTAITMKGTRAEKDQETPALSQAELNKQSMQEVRRSLPIFPYREDLLAAIQEHQILVIEGETGSGKTTQIPQYLLEDGYTEGGMKIGCTQPRRVAAMSVAARVAQEMSVKLGNEVGYSIRFEDCTSERTVLKYMTDGMLLREFLTEPDLASYSVIIIDEAHERTLHTDILFGLIKDIARFRPDLKVLVASATLDTERFSCFFDDAPVFRIPGRRFPVDIFYTKAPEADYLEACVVSVLQIHVTQPPGDILVFLTGQEEIEACCEMLQERCRRLGSKIAELLVLPIYANLPSDMQAKIFNPTPPGARKVVVATNIAETSLTIDGIIYVIDPGFCKQKSYNARTGMESLIVTPCSRASANQRAGRAGRVAAGKCFRLYTAWAFKHEMEETTVPEIQRTNLGNVVLLLKSLGINDLIHFDFMDPPPHETLVLALEQLYALGALNHMGELTKLGRRMAELPVDPMLSKMILASEQYKCSEEVLTIAAMLSVNNSIFYRPKDKVVHADNARMNFVVPGGDHLVLLNVYTQWLESGYSTQWCYENFIQFRSMRRARDVREQLEGLMDRIEVEVVSSHGDSLPIRKAVTAGYFYHTARLSKGGYKTVKHQQTVYVHPNSSLFEEQPRWLIYHELVFTTKEFMRQVIEIESGWLLEVAPHYYKSKELEDSSSKKMPRKQGKTKEELG; encoded by the exons ATGGCCAATCTAGAGCAGTGGGTGAATGACCGTCTCCATGACATCCTCGGGTTAAGTGACCGATATGTGTCTCAATTCATGATCGGCACTGCACGGAAAGCATCGAGTTCTCAAGACTTTGTGACTCGTCTCGAGCAGACAGGCACGATTGACATTGACCAGAGTGTGATTGCCTTTGCGGAAGAGCTCTTTGACAAG ATTCCTCGTAAGCAGGTTATTGAGAAACCGTCCCGTGCGATAGAGAGGGAAGCCATTGAAATGGACAGGAAGAATCGGACGTACACGTTACTGGAGGACAGCGACAGCGATGGAGACGCAGtgaaggagaagcagaaagggaaaaagaaaagcaaagacaaggacagaggaaacaagaggaagCACATCAGACAGAAGAAAGTGAGCGAGTCGTCCAGTGAGGAGGAAACACCTAAAAG GGGTAATTCAGGCCAAAGGGAACCGATGTCTGCCAagaatgaagaggaggaagaggaagagtgggagaaagaagagagagaacgACAGCAGGACATTGATGAGAGAGATGCTTTTGCAGAGCGAGTGaagcagaaagacaaagacaagaccCGCAACATAACAGAGAGGACTGACAAAAAG gcTTATGAGGAAGCTCAAAAGAGGCTGAAGATGGCTGAAGATGATCAGAAGAACATG GTGCCAGAGTTGAGGAAGCGCTCTCGCTGGGAGTATctaaagaagagagaggaagagaagctGGAGGACCTAGAGGCAGAGATCAAAGACGACGAGTACCTTTTTTCCACTGAAGAGCTGacggagagggagaaaaaggagTTGGAATACAAACGCACACTTCGGGACCTGGCTAAAGATTACAAAAAGGCCGGTGCCaaggaacaggaggagaggaagaacaGATACTATATgccagaagagaagagaagcaaA GAGGTGCCCCAGAAGGACCTGGAGCTGGAGGAAACTCCTATGGAGCTGGGTGGAGAGCAAGGCCGCTGGGAAGAGGAGAGGCTGAAGACGGCCTCCCTCAGCTTCGGTGCCAAGAGGGAGCGAGAGCAAGGGATGAGGCAGGAGCAGGAGAAGTACCAGCTGATCCTCGAGGAGGATGAGATGATAGACTTTGTCAGCACTGCCATCACCATGAAAGGAACTCGGGCGGAAAAG GATCAGGAGACCCCGGCTCTGTCTCAGGCGGAGCTTAACAAACAGTCCATGCAGGAAGTCCGACGCAGCCTGCCCATCTTCCCCTACAGAGAGGACCTGCTTGCTGCCATCCAAGAGCACCAGATCCTGGTCATTGAGGGGGAGACGGGCTCCGGAAAGACCACCCAGATCCCACAGTACCTCTTGGAAGAT gGCTACACTGAAGGAGGCATGAAGATTGGATGTACACAGCCTCGCAGAGTTGCAGCTATGTCAGTAGCAGCAAGAGTGGCACAGGAAATGAGCGTTAAGCTTGGGAATGAG GTGGGTTACAGTATTCGTTTTGAGGACTGCACATCAGAGAGAACAGTGCTCAAGTACATGACAGATGGCATGCTGCTCAGAGAGTTTCTCACAGAGCCAGACCTAGCCAGCTACAG tgTGATCATCATAGATGAGGCCCATGAGCGAACCCTCCACACAGACATCCTGTTTGGTCTGATTAAGGACATCGCCAGGTTCAGACCGGACCTGAAGGTGCTAGTGGCCAGCGCCACTCTGGACACAGAGCGCTTCTCCTGCTTCTTTGATGATGCCCCTGTCTTCAGGATCCCCGGCAGGAGGTTCCCCGTCGATATCTTCTACACTAAA GCTCCAGAGGCAGACTACCTGGAAGCTTGTGTGGTGTCGGTGCTACAGATCCATGTCACCCAGCCTCCGGGAGACATTCTGGTTTTCCTCACTGGACAG GAGGAGATCGAAGCATGTTGCGAGATGCTCCAAGAGAGATGCAGGCGCCTTGGATCGAAGATAGCAGAGCTGCTGGTCCTTCCTATCTACGCCAACCTGCCGTCTGACATGCAGGCAAAGATCTTCAACCCTACTCCACCCGGAGCCCGTAAG GTGGTGGTGGCTACCAATATAGCAGAAACCTCTCTGACCATAGATGGCATCATCTACGTCATTGACCCAGGCTTCTGCAAACAGAAGAGTTACAATGCCCGCACCGGCATGGAGTCACTCATCGTCACGCCCTGTTCACGG GCTTCTGCCAACCAGAGAGCAGGCCGTGCAGGTAGAGTTGCTGCTGGGAAATGTTTCAGGCTTTACACAGCCTGGGCATTTAAACATGAGATGGAGGAAACGACTGTGCCTGAGATTCAGAGGACCAACTTGGGAAATGTAGTCCTGCTGCTGAAGAGTCTTG GAATCAATGACCTGATTCACTTTGACTTCATGGACCCACCTCCTCATGAGACTTTGGTCTTAGCGCTGGAGCAGCTCTATGCCCTGGGAGCACTGAACCACATGGGAGAGCTCACCAAG CTGGGTCGCAGGATGGCTGAGCTACCGGTGGACCCCATGCTGAGCAAGATGATACTGGCCTCTGAGCA GTACAAGTGTTCAGAAGAAGTGTTGACGATAGCGGCCATGTTGTCAGTAAACAACTCTATTTTTTACCGGCCCAAAGACAAGGTGGTTCATGCTGACAACGCCAGGATGAACTTTGTGGTGCCAGGGGGAGACCACCTGGTGCTTCTCAATGTCTACACACAG TGGTTGGAGAGCGGTTACTCCACACAGTGGTGCTATGAGAATTTCATCCAGTTCCGCTCCATGAGAAGAGCCCGAGACGTCAGGGAGCAGCTGGAGGGTCTGATGGATCGTATTGAGGTAGAGGTTGTAAGTTCCCATGGAGACAGCTTGCCAATTCGCAAG GCGGTGACTGCTGGATATTTTTATCACACGGCACGACTGAGCAAAGGTGGCTACAAGACGGTGAAGCACCAGCAGACAGTCTACGTCCACCCCAACAGCTCTCTGTTCGAGGAGCAGCCTCGCTGGCTCATCTATCACGAGCTTGTCTTCACCACCAAGGAGTTCATGAGACAG GTGATTGAGATAGAGAGCGGCTGGCTGCTTGAAGTGGCTCCTCACTACTACAAGAGCAAAGAGCTGGAGGACAGCAGCAGTAAGAAAATGCCCCGCAAGCAGGGTAAAACAAAAGAGGAGCTGGGCTGA
- the LOC123968160 gene encoding lysosomal thioesterase PPT2-A-like, whose translation MKSITGLLISTIKNPPFCSARGVTCDRVEMKTPQTFRGSPVLLLLLLLLKGVYANVYKPVIIVHGIFDGPKQFENLSNFITKVHPGTEVTVIDLFDDMASLKPLWKQVQGFKKAIDSIMQKAPDGVHLLCFSQGGLICRALLSTTPDHKVHTFISLSSPLAGQYGDTEYLRHIFPDSMKKTLFCICYSKLGQKVSICDYWNDPHHRSRYLQSNSFLPVLNGEKPHSNMKAWRGNFLRIKKLVLIGGPDDGVITPWQSSHFGFYDSNENVVEMRNQEFYRNDTFGLKMLDARGDVSVCIHSGVKHVHWHSNFTVFESCIEKWLT comes from the exons ATGAAATCGATTACTGGGCTGCTCATCAGCACTATAAAGAATCCCCCATTCTGCTCGGCTAGAGGTGTCACCTGTGACCGGGTAGAGATGAAGACTCCGCAGACCTTTCGAGGATCAccggtgctgctgctgctgctgctgctgctgaaaggGGTTTACGCCAACGTGTACAAGCCAGTCATCATCGTGCATGGGATCTTCGATGGACCAAAACAGTTCGAAAACCTGTCTAATTTCATAACTAAG GTGCATCCAGGCACTGAGGTGACAGTGATTGACTTGTTTGACGACATGGCCAGTCTCAAGCCATTGTGGAAGCAGGTCCAAGGCTTCAAGAAAGCCATCGACTCCATAATGCAAAAGGCCCCTGATGGCGTCCATCTTCTGTGCTTCTCACAAG GTGGTCTAATTTGTCGAGCACTTCTCTCCACGACTCCAGACCACAAAGTGCACACCTTCATTTCGCTGTCTTCACCACTGGCTGGGCAGTATGGAG ACACAGAGTACCTGAGGCATATATTTCCAGACTCCATGAAGAAGACACTGTTTTGTATTTGCTACAGCAAGCTGGGACAGAAAGTATCTATTTGCGACTACTGGAACG ACCCTCACCACAGGTCCCGCTACCTGCAGAGCAACAGCTTTCTGCCGGTCCTTAATGGTGAAAAACCTCACAGCAACATGAAAG CATGGAGGGGAAACTTCCTGCGCATCAAGAAGCTTGTGCTAATTGGAGGACCAGATGATGGTGTCATCACACCATGGCAGTCCAG CCACTTTGGATTCTATGACAGCAACGAAAATGTTGTAGAAATGAGGAACCAGGAG TTTTACAGGAACGATACATTTGGGCTGAAGATGCTGGACGCTCGTGGGGACGTGTCTGTGTGCATTCACTCTGGAGTGAAGCACGTTCACTGGCACTCCAACTTCACAGTGTTCGAGAGCTGCATAGAGAAGTGGCTCACATAA